The Alligator mississippiensis isolate rAllMis1 chromosome 3, rAllMis1, whole genome shotgun sequence DNA window AGCATCTTCCTTGTccaccatctcttcccagccttCAAGTCTCTCCACGAAAAGTTATTGTCAAACATGTTCTGCTCCTAGTATTATCGTTCATATTTAACAACACAAGCTGGTTGTAAGAGGAAATATTCATTTAGTGACTGCTTACTGACAACACTTCAGCAATGATTGCCAACAGGTTGGTATCTGTCGCTGCAGGTGGTACAACGAGAGGCAAATGCAGCAAATCCCATGGCCTTGTAATATCTCTCCTTCACGTAACAATGTTTATTGTTTCTTGCTGTTTGTCCTCACTGTTTCTTTGGCTCACCCTGGGTCTCAAAAGGGGACTATTTCCTCGAGTGGAGGGAGCGCAGAGATGGGAGGTGAGCGCCGCGTCCTCTGGGGCAGGGATCTGCGCTGCCAGCCTCACCGCCCTTTgttgggagctggctgatgtcacAATGCTGCCCGGCTGCCCTGGTGCCCACTGCGACCTGGAGTGCCCAGgcgagggcagcagccctggtgagctcctgggaGTCTCCTTTCTTTAGTCTGCTTGTTTTCAGGACTCATGGCTCCGTCTGGGCACACGGTGCCCCCCACCGAGTGTGAATCTGTGGGGCAGCCTGTGGGTCCATTTCCAGCCCGCTGGCTGCTCCCTCTGTGGCCAtgatccctccctgcctgcacggcCCGAGGCCTGGAAAGcgctggcccatggggcagccctggctgaggtGAGGACTAGAGCCCAGTGGCCCTggtgtgaggaaggagaagggcaatGCCAAGGAGGGTGGAAGAGATGGCTGTGATGAGAGAGCCGAGTGGCTGTGGAGAAAGGGACAGGTGCTTTTCTCCGCTAGGGGACCCCAACTCTGATCTGCCTCAGGGGAGGGCattgcctggctctggggcaaggcatggggtgaggggcctccccctcctgggctcaacTCACCCACTCTCTAGATACACCACCAGTgatggcagctccagccctggcccctgcggGACAGTTGTGGTTGTGGCCTGGGGCCCAGGTCAGGATCAGAGTTGTggcaggagccagagccacagcagctgccctgtccctgcactgtctcctgccagggtcaccccaccacacaccccctccctcacacTCCCCCGGGGCCATACACCACacaatctctccctctctccttccaccaccaccctgtgctcaCGCCTGCACTACCCCTGCTGCATGAGACATCCTGTCCGTGACCCGGGCCAGCAGCCGgacctgcagcagcctcctgccccgagctggtacttgaatccaagTGAGGGTTTTCattctccatgttgaatggggaaaagccttgttttggatttgagtaaatatggtattgatATTGCCACACAGCTGATTGCCTTATAAATGCCTGATATACTGGTGTAGTATAGATTTAGCTACCCTTGTACAGATCAAGACAAACAACAACTGCCAAACACTATAACAAGTTTAATGGAGAAAACATGCACAGAAAAATACACTAAGGTGCACAGAGCACACACAATGCATTTATTAGATTGGGAGACCAGGGTGCAAAAAGAGAGGGCAAGAGAAATGTGATTGGACCCTTGCCTATGCCGAAAAAGAGGGATTGTGCTCATAGGCCATTTGCACCCAGACACAACAAGGGCACCATTTTGCAGCTGCAGCGTTAGTGCATCTCAGATCAGACCCCACAGAGCATGTGCGAGAGGTGAAGCAAGAGCTTGTGAGCTTTGCCAGATGGAGCCAAAAATGGTGGAGCTGCAGGGTCACGGGGACGTGTACAGGAGGGCACAGCCCAGGCCTTGTGACACTTCACCTCATCTTGCAGACCCAAAAGTATGCGGTCAAGCTGCTTGAAAGCAGAGGTGCTCTGCTACAGCCAGCTTGCATGATGCAAGAGGGAGGTTTTTCCTACAGCATGGTGTAGGCACAggttttcattgatttcatagatattaaggctggaagggacctcgcaagttCACCTGGTCCAGCCAcccacccaaggggcaggaagtcatctgagGTCAGACGATCCCAGCAAgaatccaagtgtttcttgaaagtgtccagagcaggtgtttgcaccacatctggaggggagtctagtccagaccctggggactcagacagtaaagaagttgttcCTTAGGTCCAGCtcaaaatggtcttccaggagtttgtggctgttggatcttgtcttcccttggagtgccctggtgagcagagcaGAGGTGCTAGGAGAAAAACCTGCTACTGCCACAATAATCCCAATTCAAGGTTCTCACACCCTCTCTCCAAGACACCTTCCATGGCAGGAATCGGTGTCTTTAAGGGTGTCCACCACCTGCATCTGCAGACAACGTTTGTTCTGGAGCTACCTCTCAATTGCAGCTCCTGCCACGACACTGCCCACTCTCTCCCACCAGGACAGTTTTCAGAAGTGTCTGCTCCTACCCAGACTTTATTTCCTCCAAGGAAAAGATGGACAAGATCAGAGATTTAACAGCCTCTGTGCAACAGTCAGACGGACAAAACAGAtcgtaagagagagagaaagagagagggggagacagaGAAAGGGACATTGTACAGGCACAGCTGTCTAGTTCTCTACCCATCTCCCCCACAGGTACCGTGAGCAGTCCCAGCTTTTCTCAAAGCCCCTCGCTATTTCTGCAGTCTCACATCTATTTATTAGCCAATTCTCTGCTCCAAGTGGAAAAAAGTATCCTGCTATGATGTTCAGTCCCTTTGACTTTTCAGTCCCCAGCCTGGGAATTCAGTGGGAGGTGCAGGAGTCCAGTCCCTCACAGTATGGGGCTCCACATCTGCACCTATTACTGGGCTGGGAAGGCCCAAGAGTCATCAGAGAGAGCAGCAGGCACAAAAAGGAGATCTAAGGGAATCCCCGCTCTCATGCTGAGGTGTTGCTAGTGAGGACTAGAATAGACTCATGGGACTAACATTTTGGTGGCTTCAACAGGCTGTGTCCCAAGCACTCCAGTTGCGTGAGTCAATAGAGACGACGGAGGGGGATACAAAATGGGATTTGGAAAGCGTCCCAACTCACCTGCAACTTCAGATGAGCTGGGACAACCAGCATGCTATGCTGTGCCTGCTGGAGGGTTCTCCTGGCCAAAAGTGTGGGATTCTTATAAACACAACCAAAATGCCCATCAGCTAATTCTAGGACTGCAGCACTCACATCTGACTGACACGGCACCCTAACAGGACTGATGTTACAAGACAGTGGAATAATTCCAAGTAATGAACTCTTTGAGCCAGGTGACCCTTTGATGACGTGGAATTGCAGAAATCCTGCATCCCGCCCTGCACTATGTGCAGGGACTGTCTCCCAAACATACAGTGAGAGCAACACTAACTGCTGCTGTCCTGTCCTTTCCTTACGCCCAAGGTTTTATAGGGGGCGCAGTTGAATCTGATTTCACAGCTGACTCCCATCTATGTCCCAGTAAAGGCCTTGTACCTTTGTAGCACTCTGCCCAGGGCTCCCTTCACCTCCTTGTTGCGCAGACTGTAGATAAGGGGATTCAGCATGGGGTTGAGAACAGCGTAGAAGACAGAAACCACCTTGTCCTTGTCTGGGGAGTGCTGTGCCTGGGGCTGCATGTACATGAACATCCCCGTCCCATAGAATATGGTCACCACAGTCATGTGAGAGGAGcatgtggagaaggctttctggcGCCCCACAGCAGAGCCAATCTTCAGTATAGCCCGAATGATGCCAATGTAAGaaatcaggacaaggaagagaggGAACATGAGGGTGAAGAAACCCCCTATAAACATCATTTTCTCTGTGCTGGAGGTGTCCGCACAGGATAACTTGACCAGGGCTGGGGTTTCACAGAAGAAATGATTGATGACATTGGGGCCACACAGCACTGGCCACAAGAAAGGTGAAGGAATGGCTGTTGCCAGGGTGCCAATTGCCCAtgatgctgctgccaggttgATGCACACTCTCCTGTCCATGACAGTATTGTAGTGCAGGGGGTTGCATATGGCTACATAGCGGTCAAAAGCCATCACCATGAGGATGAGGCATTCAGTGGAGCCCAGGAACAAAGTGATGCAgacctgtgctgcacacagctcATAGGAAATGCTTTTGCTCCCTGTCAGGATGTTAGTCAGCATTTTCGGGACCACAATGGAAACATAGCACAAGTTCAAGAAGGCTaggttgctgaggaagaagtacataggGGTGTGCAGTTGAGAGTCCAAGGAGGCCAGTGTGATTATAGTGAGGTTTCCCAGCACAGTCACACCATAGACCAAGGAAA harbors:
- the LOC132249387 gene encoding olfactory receptor 2B6-like, whose protein sequence is MESKVGKRNHSMGREVILLGISDQRELQWLIFVVFSLVYGVTVLGNLTIITLASLDSQLHTPMYFFLSNLAFLNLCYVSIVVPKMLTNILTGSKSISYELCAAQVCITLFLGSTECLILMVMAFDRYVAICNPLHYNTVMDRRVCINLAAASWAIGTLATAIPSPFLWPVLCGPNVINHFFCETPALVKLSCADTSSTEKMMFIGGFFTLMFPLFLVLISYIGIIRAILKIGSAVGRQKAFSTCSSHMTVVTIFYGTGMFMYMQPQAQHSPDKDKVVSVFYAVLNPMLNPLIYSLRNKEVKGALGRVLQRYKAFTGT